Part of the Lichenicola cladoniae genome is shown below.
TGCGATCGTCTGCGAGCCGGTTACGACGCCGAGCCAGAGTGCACCGATCGCGGTGACCGAAGCGACCAGCATCAGGAGTATACTGGCGACGATCGCGGACCGTCTGCCAATCAGCCAGCCGAACAGGCCGGGGATGATGGCGCCGACCAGCGGCGCGAACACCGCGACCGCGAACAGGGGGGCAACCGATAGCATCTCAGCCCTTCATCAGTGTCACGTCCTCGACCTGGATCGAGCCACGATTGCGGAAATACACGGTGACGATCGCAAGCCCGATCGCGGCCTCAGCAGCCGCAACCGTGAGCGAGAACAGGGTAAAGACCTGCCCGGACAGATCGCCGAGCGCCGCCGAGAAGGCCACCAGGTTGAGATTGGCGGCGAGCAGGATCAGCTCGATCGACATCATGATGATTATGATGTTCTTGCGGTTCAGGAAGATCCCGAACACGCCTAGAACCAGCAGAATCGCACCCACCGTTAGGAAGGGTCCCAGCCCGACCGCTTGCAGCCCAGACGACATGGCTCAGGCTCCGTGATGGTGGTCGGCTTGGTGGTCTTCCGGCGCTGTGCCCCTGCCATGTGCGGCAACAGCCCCGTAGCCGTCGTGCGGCCGAAGGAAGCCGCCGCTATCGCGTACCCCGTCACCGATCGACAACGACATCATCTCGAGCGTGTCCGCTGGCGTCCGGAGATGCTGCAGCGTCACATCCTGGCGCCGGGCCGACGGCCGTTCACGCAGCGTCAGCACGATCGCCCCGATCATCGCCACCAGCAACACCAGCCCGCACGCCTGGAACAGGAACACGTAGTCCGTATAGATCAACCGGCCGAGTGCCTCGGTGTTGCTGATGGCCGGGCCCGGCCCGGACGCGACCGGATGCATCGCCGGGATGACCTTCCAGCCACCGATGGTGAACACCAGCTCCGCGAACAAGGCGACGCCGACTGCGGCACCGACCGGCGTATAGCGCTGCAGCCCCTCGCGAAGTTGGTTGAAGTTCACGTCCAGCATCATGACGACGAACAGGAACAGCACCGCGACCGCGCCGACATAAACGATGACCAGGATCATCGCCAGGAACTCTGCACCTGCGATCAGGAACAGCCCGGCCGCATTGAAGAACGCGAGGATCAGGAACAGCACTGCATGAACCGGATTGCGGGCACTGACCACCATGACCCCGGATACGACCAGGATCGCGGCGAACAGGTAGAAGGCGATCTGGGTGATCATCGATAGGGTGCATCCTGCTCGAGACGGCGAGCGAGCACCGTCTCCCAGCGATCGCCGTTCGAGAGCAGCTTGTCCTTGTTGTACATCAGCTCCTCGCGCGTCTCGGTCGCGAACTCGTAGTTCGGTCCCTCGACGATTGCATCCACCGGACACGCCTCCTCGCAGAGGCCGCAATAGATGCACTTGGTCATGTCGATATCGTAGCGCGTGGTGCGACGCGACCCGTCCTCTCGCGGCTCGGCCTCGATGGTGATCGCCTCGGCCGGGCAGACCGCTTCGCACAGCTTGCAGGCTATGCAGCGTTCCTCGCCGTTCGGATACCGGCGAAGCGCGTGCTCGCCCCGGAACCGCGGGCTCAGATGACCTTTCTCATAAGGATAGTTGATGGTCGCTTTCGGTTTGAACATCGCACGCAGTGTGACGCCCATGCCGCCGAGCAGCTCCAGCATCAGGAACGAGCGCGCAGTCCGATCGAGCATGGCCATCAGCCGACACCATTATGCGGCATGCCGGGCAGCAGCCCGGTTGCCATGAGGAAACCCGCGGTCAGGATCATCCAGACCAGCGAGAACGGGAGGAACACTTTCCAGCCCAGACGCATCAACTGGTCGTAGCGATACCGCGGAAAGGTCGCACGCACCCAAACGAACATGAACAGCACGAAGCAGATCTTGAGGATCAGCCAGATCGGACCGGGCACCCAGTTGAGCGGTGCGATGTCGATCGGCGGCAGCCAGCCGCCCAGGAACAGGATGCTGGTCATCGCCGACATCAGGATCATGTTCATGTATTCGCCGAGGAAGAACAGCCCGAATGCCAGCGAGCTATATTCCACGAAGAACCCGGCCACGAGTTCGCTCTCGCCTTCCGGCAGATCGAACGGCGCCCGGTTGGTCTCGGCCAGGGAAGAGATGAAGAAGATCACGAACATCGGCAGCATCGGCAGTGCGAACCAGACATGGCGCTGCGCCAGCACGATGTCGTTCAGGTTGAGGCTGCCCACGATCAGCACGATCGAGACGATCACCAGCCCGAGCGACACCTCGTAGGATACCATTTGTGCCGCCGAACGCAGGCCGCCCATGAAGGCGTATTTCGAGTTGCTGGCCCAGCCGGCGATCAGGATCCCGTACACCCCAAGCGAGGACACTCCGAGCAGATACAGGACACCGACATTGATGTTGGCGATCGCCCAGCCATTGTTGGTCGGGATCACCGCCCAAGCCATCATCGCCAGCACGAACGTCAGGAACGGTGCCAACAGATACAGCACCCGGTTGGCGCCGGACGGAATCACCGTTTCCTTAGTCAGCATCTTGATCGCGTCGGCAAAGGTCTGGAACAGCCCGAACGGCCCGACCGTGTTCGGACCTTTCCTGAGCTGCATCGCGCCGAGGACCTTGCGCTCGCCATAGACGAGATACGCCACCGCCATCAACAGCGGCACCAGGATCGCCAGGCACTCCAGCACGGTCAGAACGACCAGGCCGAAGATCGTATGGAACAGGAACTCGTTCACCGCCCTACTCCGCCGCCTGCACGACCGGATGGACATACACCCGGGAGCATTCCGCCATCGTCGGACTGGCGCGGCTTATGGCATTGGTCTGGTAGTAGTCGTGGATCACGCTGCCGAATGGCGCCGATCCGATCGCCGTCGCGTCGCCGGCCGGGCCGGCAAGTTGCACCGCGCCGAAGCGCGGCAGGCCCTGGCGCGCGAACACCGGATTCACCTCGGCCAGGCGCCGGCGCACGCCCTCGATATCGTCATACGGAAGCTTGTGCCCGACCACTTCGGAGAATGCCCGCAGGATACGCCAGTCCTCACGCGCTTCGCCAGGCGGGAAGATCGCCTGGAACGCGCGCTGGACGCGACCCTCGGTATTCACGTAAGTCCCTGATTTTTCGGCATAGGTAGCACCGGGCAGGATCACGTCCGCCCGGGCCGCGCCAGCATCGCCATGATGGCCCTGATAGATCACGAACGTGTCCGGCCCAATCCGGGCCGGCCCGATCTCATCTGCCCCGAGCAACCACAGAACCTCGACACCGCCGCTCATCATCCCGGCAACCGACCGGCTGCCCGACTTGGGCACGAAGCCCAGATCGAGCGCCGCCACGCGGGCCGCCGCATGATGCAGCACATTGAAACCGTGCCAGTCCGCCTTGAGCGCACCGACCTGCTCCGCCAGCGTCCAGACCGCCGCCAGCACCGCTCCGGCATCGTCGCGGGTCAGCGCCGCCTGCCCGACCACGATCATCGGACGTTTGGCGTTTTTCAGCACCTCCGCGAACTCGATCGCCCCGTCGAGCAGACCGGCGAGCACCGATGGCCGGTCGCCCAGCATGGTCGCGTCGTAGGTGAGGTCAGGTCCTGCCGCGCCGATCACCCCGATCGGGAAGTTTCCGGCCAGCCAGCGCTTGCGGATGCGGGCATTGATGACGGGGGCCTCGAGACGCGGATTGGTGCCGATCAGCAGAAGCGCATCGGCCTCCTCGATCCCGACGATCCCGGTATTGAACGTGTAGAACTCGCGCCTGGAGACGTCGTATTGCGCGCCATCCTGGCGGCAATCGAGGTTATTGGACCCAAGTGCCGTCATCAGGTCCTTGAGCGCCACCATGCTTTCGGCGTCGCAAAGGTCGCCGGCGATCGCCCCGATCCGCTCGCCCTTGACGCCTTCGAGCCGCCGCGCGATCGACACGAACGCATCCTGCCAGCTTGCCGGATGCAACTTGCCATGCACCCGCACCCACGGCCGGTCCAGCCGGCGCCGCTTGAACCCGTCGAACGAGAATCGGCCCTTGTCGGCCATCCATTCCTCGTTCACCTCGTCGTTTGTCCGCGGCAGGATACGCAGGACTTCCGGTCCACGGGCATGGATCCGGATATTGACCCCCGTCGCATCCATCACGTCGATGCTGTCGGTCTTTTTGAGCTCCCACGGCCGCGCCACGAATGCGTACGGCTTCGACGTCAGCGCGCCGACCGGGCAGATGTCGATCAGGTTGCCGGACAGTTCCGACGTCAGCGCCTTCTCGACGTACGTGGTGATTTCCATGTTCTCGCCGCGCGACGTGGCACCAAGTTCCGGCACCCCCGCCACTTCGGAGGCGAACCGGATGCACCGCGTGCACTGGATGCACCGCGTCATCACGGTCTTGACCAACGGACCGAGATACTTGTCCTGCACCGCACGCTTGTTCTCGGCGTAGCGCGAATGATCGGCACCGTACGAATAGGCCTGGTCCTGCAGGTCGCACTCGCCGCCCTGGTCGCAGATCGGGCAATCCAGAGGATGGTTGATCAGCAGGAATTCCATGACCGCACGGCGCGCACGGCGCACGACCTCGGTATCGGTCTTGACCACCATGCCGTCGGCGACCGGGTAGCCGCACGATGCAACCGGCTTCGGCGCCTTCTCGATCTCGACCAGGCACATGCGGCAGTTGCCGGCGATCGACAGCCGCTCGTGATAGCAGAAGCGGGGGATTTCCTTGCCCGCAGCTTCGCAGGCCTGCAGCACGGACGAACCGTTCGCTACCTCGACCTGGATCCCGTCCACTGTGACCCGCGCCATGGTTGCTACTCCGCCGCCATGGGAACAGGCAGGTTATCGGGCGTCGGCGCGAGGGTAGCCGCGCCATGTGCCATCTTGTACCACCTGATGCGCTCTTCCATCACGGGACGGAAGTGCCTGATCAGCCCCTGGATCGGCCAGGCGGCCGCATCGCCGAGCGCACAGATCGTGTGACCCTCGACCTGCCTGGTCACCTGCTCGAGCATGTCGATTTCCTCGGGCTCGGCACGACCTTCAACCATCCGGTACATCACGCGCATCATCCAGCCGGTGCCTTCCCGGCACGGCGTGCACTGGCCGCAGCTCTCATGCTTGAAGAAGCGCGCGAACCGGGCGATCGCCCTGACGATGTCGGTGGACTGGTCCATCACGATCATGCCGGCGGTGCCGAGGCCCGATCGTTCTGCACGGAGACTGTCGAAATCCATCAGCACCGTGGCGCAGGTGGACGCAGGCAGTACCGGCACCGAACAACCGCCGGGAATGACCGCCAGCAGGTTGTCCCAGCCACCACGCACACCGCCCGCATGCCGCTCGATGATCTCGCGCATCGGCATGCCGAGTTCTTCCTCGACCACGCATGGACGATTCACATGGCCGGACACCGACATCAGCTTGGTGCCGGCATTGTTGGGACGGCCCAGCGACGAGAACCAGCTACCGCCGCGGCGCAGGATGGTCGACGCGACAGCAATGCTCTCGACGTTGTTGACCGTCGTCGGGCAGCCGTACAAGCCCATCGCCGCCGGAAACGGCGGCTTCATGCGCGGCAGGCCCTTCTTGCCCTCGAGGCTCTCCAGCAGCGCGGTTTCCTCGCCGCAGATGTAGGCGCCTGCACCACGGTGAATAAAGAAGTCGAAGTCCCAGCCGGAGCCGCTTGCATTCTTGCCGATCAGGCCGGCGTCGTATGCTTCGTCGATCGCGATCTGCAGATGGCTCGTCTCGTTGAAATACTCGCCGCGCACATAGATGTAGGCGGTGTGTGCTCCCATCGCGAACGAGGCGATCAGTGCGCTCTCGATCAGCTTGTGCGGTTCGTGACGCAGGATCTCGCGATCCTTGCAGGTCCCAGGCTCGCTTTCGTCGCCGTTGATCACGAGATACGACGGGCGTCCGTCCGACACCTTCGGCATGAACGACCATTTCAGACCGGTCGGGAACCCGGCGCCGCCACGGCCGCGCAGGTTCGACGCCTTCATCTCCGCAATGATCCCGTCACGGCCGCGCGCCAGGATAGCCGTCGTACCGTCCCAATCGCCGCGCACACGAGCGCCTGCGAGGTGCCAGTCGTTCTGGCCGTAGATGTTGGTAAAGATCCGGTCCTTGTCGCTCAGCATGATGTCCGCTCTTTAAACCGTTTCCGGCATGTTGCCTGGCTGGCCATCGGCAGACCGGTCACCCAGATCATCCAGCAATGTCGTACGGCCGCCAAAGGCCGCCGAATTGAAGCGATCGATGGTCGGACCGCGTTCCGGTTTCTCGCCGCGTTTTAGCGCGTCGATCAGATCGCGTGTGCGGTCGCCATCCAGATCTTCGTAGTAATCGTCGTTGACCTGCATCATCGGTGCGTTCGCGCACGCCCCCATGCATTCGACTTCCGTCATGGTGAACAAGCCGTCCGCGCTGGTTTCCCCGAATCCGCTCACGCCGCCGGCCGTCTTGCAGGCCGCGACCACGTCGTCCGATCCGCGCAGCCAGCACGGGGTATTGGTGCAGACCTGGAGGTGGTAGCGCCCGATCGGCTTGGTGTTGAACATCAGGTAGAAGGTCGCAACCTCATAGACCCGGATCGGCGGCATCGACAGCCGGCGCGCAACCGCGTCCATGGCAACCCGTGGCACCCAGGCGCTACCGGTCTCCCGGCCCATCTGGTTCTGGACGATATACAGCAGGGGAATCACCCCGCTTGCCTGGCGTCCCTCGGGATACCGGGCAAGGATGACGTCAATTTCCGAATTGCTGTGTTCATCGAACGCGAAGTGCGTCGGCTGATGGCCCTCAGCCTTGCGCGGCGCGTGCCCCGGTTGACCGTGGCCGATATTCTCGGCTGAAAAATGACCAGACATCTGATTACCTGTCGATCTCGCCGAACACGAGATCGAGCGACCCGATGATCGCGACCGTGTCGGCCAGCATATGCCGTCTGGAAAGCTCGTCGAGCGCCTGCAGATGCGCGAAGCCCGTCGACCTGATCTTGCACCGATACGGCTGGTTGCTGCCGTCCGCCACGAGATACACGCCGAATTCGCCCTTGGGGCTCTCGACCGCGGTGTACGTCGCACCCGGCGGCACGTGATACCCCTCGGTGAACAGCTTAAAATGATGGATCAGGGCTTCCATCGAGCGCTTCATGTCCTTGCGCGACGGCGGAGAGATCTTGGTGTCCTGCACCTTCACCGGGCCCGGCCTCATCTGCGCCAGGCACTGCTCGACGATCCGCACGCTCTCGCGCATCTCGGCAACCCGGATCAGGTACCGGTCATAGCAGTCGCCGTTTCGCGTGACGGGCACGTTGAACTCGACCTTGTCATACATGTCGTAGGGCTGCGAACGACGCAGGTCCCACGGAACACCGGACGCTCTCAGGCACGGACCGCTGAAGCCCCAGTCGAGCGCCTGTTCCGAGGTGAACACGCCGATGCCGACCGTCCGCTGCTTCCAGATCCGGTTGTTCGTCAGCATGGATTCAAGCGTGTCGATGAACTTAGGAAAATCCGTCGCCCATGCGGCAATGCGATCCGTCAGTCCGAGCGGAAGATCGCGCGCGACTCCACCCGGGCGGAAATAGTTGGCATGGAACCGTGCGCCGGACGCAGCCTCGTAGAACTCGAGCAGCTTCTCGCGTTCCTCATAGCCCCAGAGTGCCGGTGTCAGCGCGCCCGCATCGAGTGCGAACGACGTGACGCTCAGCAAATGGTTAAGCACGCGCGTGATCTCGGCGAACATCGTCCGGATCCACTTGGCCCGGTCCGGCGGCTCGATGCCGAGCAGCTTCTCCGTCGCAAGCGCGAACGCCTGCTCCTCGCACATCGGCGACACGTAATCGAGCCGGTCGAAATACGGCAGCGCCTTCATGTACGTCTTGTATTCGATGAGCTTCTCAGTCCCGCGATGCAGCAGGCCGATATGCGGCACCGCCCGCGTCACGACCTCGCCGTCCATCTCCAGCACCAGCCGCAGCACGCCATGCGCAGACGGATGCTGAGGACCGAAATTCAACGAATGGCTGTCGATCTCGACCGTCTTGACGCTGCGCCCGTCGCCAGCCTGGTCGGGCTGCATCGTGTCGGGGATGTCTTCACGCAGGATGATGTCGCTCATCGTCTAGAGCTCCCGATCGGGCATGCAAGCCCATTCATGAACGCGCCTGCCCCGGCGGACCCGCTACGATTCCCTGGCGTCCCTCGTGGGCTTTTTCGTCCCCGGGCAGCGTCATCATGCCTTCCCAGGGGGACACGAAATCGAAGTTTCGGAAATCCTGTGTCAGCTTGACCGGCTCATAGATCACCGCCCGGCGATCCACGTCGTAGCGAACCTCGACGTATCCGGTCAGCGGGAAGTCCTTGCGCAACGGATGCCCTTCGAACCCATAGTCGGTGAGGATCCGGCGCAGGTCCGGCTGTCCGGAGAACAGGACGCCGAACAGATCGTAGCATTCGCGCTCCCACCAGGTGGCAGCCGACCAGATCGTGTGCACCGACGGCACGGGGATCGTCTCATTGGTGGTGACGATCACCCGGCAACGCTGGTTCAGCGTGACCGAGAGAAGGTTGTAGACCACGTCGAACCGCTCTTCGCGCTCGGGAAAGTCCACTCCGCACAGATCCATCATCTGCTGGAAAGCGAACCGCTTGTCGTCCCGCAGCGCCGTCATGAGGCCGACCAGCGAGTCGCGTTCGACACGGACGACCAACTCGCCTTTCTCGACCCCTGCCGACTGGATGCCCGTGAAACCGGTCGCCAGCGTGACAGCGAGCGATCCCAGCCGCCCAGCAAGCTCAACCACGCAGAATGGTCCCCGTCCGTCTGATCTTCTTCTGCAACTGCAGGATCCCGTAGACCAGGGCTTCCGCGGTCGGCGGACATCCCGGCACGTAGACATCCACCGGCACGATCCGGTCGCAGCCACGGACCACCGAATAGGAGTAATGGTAGTAGCCGCCGCCGTTGGCGCAGCTTCCCATGCTGATCACCCAACGCGGCTCGGCCATCTGGTCGTAGATCCGACGCATGGCCGGCGCCATCTTGTTGGTCAGCGTGCCGGACACGATCATCACGTCGGCCTGCCGCGGGCTTCCACGCGGAATGATGCCGAAACGATCGAGATCGTATCGCGGCATGAACGCGTGGATCATCTCGACCGCGCAACAGGCTAGGCCGAACGACAACGGCCACAAGCTACCGGTCCGTGCCCAGTTCACCAGCTTGTCGACATTCGCGACGACAAAGCCCTTCTCGGTGATTTCGCCGGTGATGCCCTTGATCACGGCGTCTTGCGCCGGCCCCGGCGTCAGGGCCTCGCGATTCCAGGCTACATGCTGATGTTCGGCCGACATGCCCGGCGTATGGACGATGCCGTCCGGGTTCGAGATCGTCTGGTTATCACTCATGACCGGATCATTCCCACTCCAGCGCGCCTTTGCACCACTCGTAGACGAAACCCACTGTCAGCACGCCGAGGAAGCCGAGCATGGAGAGGAAGCCGAACAGCCCGATATGCCCCAGGCTGACCGCCCACGGAAACAGGAATGCGATCTCCAGATCAAAGATGATGAACAGGATCGCTACCAGGTAGAAGCGGACGTCGAAGCGGCGGCGGGCATCGTCAAACGCGTCGAAGCCGCATTCGTAGGCCGCAACCTTTTCCGGGTATGGGTTCTGCCGCCCGGCGAGCAACGAACCACCCAGCATCGCGGCCGAAATGGCAGCTGCGATTATGACGAACACCATGATCGGAAAGTAGTCGGACAAGAGGGTCTGCATGACACCGATTCTCATGAAGCGGACGCTGAGCCGTCCGAACCGGGATCGGCTGAACCAGCTTACCGATGCTTCGCTGTCAGGAAGTTAATCCAACCAGCGCGTATCGCAAGGTGCAGTGCAGCATTTGTTCCCTGCCGAACAGCAGTGTCTCAACACAACGCCTGAATTCGGATCAGGTAAAGCAGAGCGCCATTAAAATTTGGAGGAGGCTGAAAGCCCGCCTTGCGCCCAGTTGTGAATGCGGCACTGGCCATCGATCCGATGGCCAGTGGCGCGAGTGACGGGGCTCGAACCCGCGACCTCCGGCTTGACAGGCCGGCGCTCTAACCAACTGAGCTACACCCGCATCTGGCGTGAGCGGCGGTTTAAAGGCCGGGTCCGGGCGCGTCAAGGCGCGAAGGCAGGCTTTTTCAGCGTGATGTGGCCCCGGTTCTTCCACAGGGGAGCGAACCGGAGACGAGTGGGGAATGGGCGGTGACGGTTTCGAACCGCCGACCCTCTCGGTGTAAACGAGACGCTCTACCGCTGAGCTAACCGCCCCTGGTCCGCCTCCAAATCAGGGAAGCGTCATCACGCAGTTCAGGACACTGCGTCCTTCAGGGTCTTGCCCGCCTTGAAACGGACCGATGTCGAGGCGGGGATATCGATCTCCTCCCCTGTGCGCGGATTGCGGCCTTTTGCCGCCTTCCGTGCCGCAGTCACGAACGTGCCGAACCCGACGAGCCGAACTTCCTGCTTGTTCCGCAGCGCCTTCTCGATCGCCGCGAACACGGCATCCACGACTGCGCCTGCCTTGGCCTTCGGCAGGTCGGCCTCGTCTGCGACCGCAGAAATCAACTCCTGCTTGTTGAGGGGCTTCTCCATGGGCGGCCTTCCCTGATCGGTCGTGGTGCCACGTTGCGTGGCCCATATTTTGAGCCCGCTTGCCGTGACGCCACGATACGAGGACGCCGGCATCGCCAGACAGACCGGAGATTAACGACCTCCGTTCTCCGCCGTCAACGAACGCACGGTGAGAAACGGGCACATACCCACCCGCTCCTCACCAGCCGATCAATGCGGCAACGACGGACTCACGCCGGCAGCAACCGGGGCCGCCACCGGCTCAGCCGGCTCTTCCCACTCGATGGCTTCCGGATTCCGCACCAGGGCCTGCCTGATGACCTCGTCCACGTGGGCAACCGGGATCAGCTTGATGAACTTCTTCACCGACTCCGGGATTTCCGCGATGTCCTTCTCGTTGTCCTTCGGGAAGAACACCGTCGTGATCCCGGCCCGCATCGCCGCCAGCAGCTTCTCCTTGAGGCCCCCGATCGGCAGCACGCGCCCGCGCAGCGTGATCTCGCCGGTCATCGCGATATCCCGACGAATCGGGATCCCGGTCATGACGCTCACGATCGACGTCGCCATGGCGATGCCGGCCGAGGGCCCATCCTTCGGTGTCGCCCCCTCCGGGACATGCACGTGGATGTCGCGTTTCTCGAACAAGGTCGGCTTGATCCCGAAATTGATCGAGCGGCTCCGTACATAGGACAATGCAGCCGACACGCTCTCCTGCATGACGTCACCGAGCTTGCCGGTCGTCTTCACCAGGCCCTTGCCGGGCAGCATGACGCTCTCGATGGTCAGTATCTCGCCGCCTACCTCGGTCCAGGCCAGGCCGGTCACCACGCCGACCATGTCCTCGGATTCGGCCTCGCCATACCGGTAGCGCTTCACGCCGGCGTATTTCTCGAGGTTCTTCTTGGTGATCGTCACCTTCTTGGCCTTGCCGGTGACGATCTCCTTCACCGCCTTCCGGGCCAGGTTGGCGATCTCGCGCTCGAGGTTCCGCACACCGGCCTCACGCGTATAGGTCCTCACCAACTCGCGCAGCGCGTCGTCCGATAGCGACCATTCGTCAGGCTTGAGGCTATGAGCCTCCGTCTGCTTGGCCAGGAGGTGGCGCTTGGCGATCTCGACCTTCTCGTCCTCTGTGTAACCAGGGATGCGGATGATCTCCATCCGGTCCAGCAGCGGCTGCGGCATGTTCAGGCTGTTCGCCGTGGTCACGAACATCACGTCGGACAGGTCGTAATCGACCTCGAGGTAATGATCGGCGAACGTGCTGTTCTGCTCCGGATCCAGCACCTCGAGCAGTGCCGATGACGGATCGCCGCGCCAATCGGCGCCCAGCTTGTCGATTTCGTCGAGCAGGAACAGCGGGTTCGAACTCTTCGCCTTTTTCATGCCCTGGATCACCTTGCCGGGCATCGAGCCGATATAGGTGCGCCGGTGGCCACGGATCTCGGCCTCGTCCCTGACGCCGCCAAGCGACATCCGCACAAAGTTCCGGCCGGTCGCCTTGGCGATCGACTTGCCCAGCGACGTCTTGCCGACGCCGGGTGGTCCGACCAGGCAGAGGATCGGCCCCTTCAGCTTGTTCGCGCGGCTCTGCACGGCCAGGTACTCGAGGATCCGCTCCTTGACCTTCTCGAGCCCGTAATGGTCGGCATCGAGGACCTTCTCGGCCTCGAGCAGGTCGTTGCGGACCTTGGAGCGCTTCTTCCAGGGGATCGACACCATCCAGTCGAGGTAGTTCCGCACCACCGTTGATTCTGCCGACATCGGGCTCATGGCGCGCAGCTTCTTGAGCTCGCCGGTCGCCTTGTCGAGCGCCTCCTTGGTGAACTTGGTCTTCTTGATCTTGTCCTCGAGTTCGGACGTCTCGTCCTTGCCGTCCTCGCCGTCCCCAAGCTCCTTCTGGATCGCCTTCAGCTGCTCGTTCAGATAGTACTCGCGCTGGGTCTTCTCCATCTGCCGCTTGACGCGGTTCCGGATGCGCTTCTCCACCTGGAGCACGCCGATCTCGGCCTCCATGTGCGCGAACACCCGCTCCAGGCGCTCACCGACCGGCAGCGTCTCG
Proteins encoded:
- a CDS encoding HU family DNA-binding protein, with the protein product MEKPLNKQELISAVADEADLPKAKAGAVVDAVFAAIEKALRNKQEVRLVGFGTFVTAARKAAKGRNPRTGEEIDIPASTSVRFKAGKTLKDAVS
- the ndhC gene encoding NADH-quinone oxidoreductase subunit A, whose product is MQTLLSDYFPIMVFVIIAAAISAAMLGGSLLAGRQNPYPEKVAAYECGFDAFDDARRRFDVRFYLVAILFIIFDLEIAFLFPWAVSLGHIGLFGFLSMLGFLGVLTVGFVYEWCKGALEWE
- a CDS encoding NADH-quinone oxidoreductase subunit C, whose translation is MVELAGRLGSLAVTLATGFTGIQSAGVEKGELVVRVERDSLVGLMTALRDDKRFAFQQMMDLCGVDFPEREERFDVVYNLLSVTLNQRCRVIVTTNETIPVPSVHTIWSAATWWERECYDLFGVLFSGQPDLRRILTDYGFEGHPLRKDFPLTGYVEVRYDVDRRAVIYEPVKLTQDFRNFDFVSPWEGMMTLPGDEKAHEGRQGIVAGPPGQARS
- the lon gene encoding endopeptidase La; this translates as MVKDTDGKPEGFDTEDTDTEGADETLPAVDPAPAAVETEQAASAEVQADGSGSSRALGETTLAVLPLRDIVVFPHMIVPLFVGREKSVRALEAVTKEDKQILLVAQKNAAQDDPTADDIYRCGTVSTILQLLKLPDGTVKVLVEGGRRARIREFCETESHFEAVVEEMPEEAPAEGSEVEALGRTVVSQFEQYIKLNKKIAPEVLVSLNQIEEPSKLADTIASHLNLKISEKQELLETLPVGERLERVFAHMEAEIGVLQVEKRIRNRVKRQMEKTQREYYLNEQLKAIQKELGDGEDGKDETSELEDKIKKTKFTKEALDKATGELKKLRAMSPMSAESTVVRNYLDWMVSIPWKKRSKVRNDLLEAEKVLDADHYGLEKVKERILEYLAVQSRANKLKGPILCLVGPPGVGKTSLGKSIAKATGRNFVRMSLGGVRDEAEIRGHRRTYIGSMPGKVIQGMKKAKSSNPLFLLDEIDKLGADWRGDPSSALLEVLDPEQNSTFADHYLEVDYDLSDVMFVTTANSLNMPQPLLDRMEIIRIPGYTEDEKVEIAKRHLLAKQTEAHSLKPDEWSLSDDALRELVRTYTREAGVRNLEREIANLARKAVKEIVTGKAKKVTITKKNLEKYAGVKRYRYGEAESEDMVGVVTGLAWTEVGGEILTIESVMLPGKGLVKTTGKLGDVMQESVSAALSYVRSRSINFGIKPTLFEKRDIHVHVPEGATPKDGPSAGIAMATSIVSVMTGIPIRRDIAMTGEITLRGRVLPIGGLKEKLLAAMRAGITTVFFPKDNEKDIAEIPESVKKFIKLIPVAHVDEVIRQALVRNPEAIEWEEPAEPVAAPVAAGVSPSLPH
- a CDS encoding NuoB/complex I 20 kDa subunit family protein; this translates as MSAEHQHVAWNREALTPGPAQDAVIKGITGEITEKGFVVANVDKLVNWARTGSLWPLSFGLACCAVEMIHAFMPRYDLDRFGIIPRGSPRQADVMIVSGTLTNKMAPAMRRIYDQMAEPRWVISMGSCANGGGYYHYSYSVVRGCDRIVPVDVYVPGCPPTAEALVYGILQLQKKIRRTGTILRG